In the Sedimentisphaera cyanobacteriorum genome, ATTAAAAACTGCCTTCGAAACTTTAATGTGAATATTTCTGTCTATCATATCCGGAAGGAGCATACCACCCTCAGACTGCGCCGCCAGCGACTGGGCAGCAGCGAGCTTCATCGCAGCGGTTACAGTTTTCGCGCCGGAATCAAGCGCGCCTCTGAATATCCCCGGAAATGCAAGGGCATTGTTTATGGTTCTGCCGTCTGCGCTTACAGCAGCGCCTGCTTCCAGAGCCTCTTGGACGGATATCTCGCCCTTCGGGTTGCTCAGCGGGAAAACTATCGGCTTATCTGCCATTGATGAGATCAATTCCCCGCTCACTATATCCGGCCTTGCAACGCCTATGAAGATGTCTCTGTCTTTGAAGCCCTCTTCGAGCGGGCCGGAAATGCTGTTTTGATTGGTCAGCTCTGCAATTTCCTGAGTGTAGGGGTTCATCTGCTCTTTTCTGCCATTGTATATAGCTCCGCCTGCATCGTAAACCACGATATCCTTAATGCCGTATTCCAGCAGGATTTTGGTTATTGCATAACCCGCTGCACCTGCACCGATAATCACTGCCGAGCAGTCTTGAGGTTTCTTTTCTGTAATCTTAACCGCATTGATAAGAGCCGCGAGAACTACGGTTGCTGTGGCGTGCTGGTCGTCGTGAAAAACCGGTATATCGAGCATACTGTCGAGCTTCTGCTCTATCTCAAAGCAGGCCGGTGCGGCAATGTCCTCAAGCTGTATTGCCCCGAAGCTCGGGCTGATATGTTTTACAGTTTCAATTATCTCATCAGGTTTCTTTGTATCTAAAACTATCGGCACTCCGCTTATCTCCACAAATTCCGAGAATATAGCGGCTTTGCCTTCCATTACGGGCATAGAGGCCTTAGGCCCTATATCGCCCAGTCCGAGAACCGCCGTTCCGTCTGATACTATCGCCACGCGCGAGCCTATTCCTGTTACCCGTGAAACCGCCTCAGGGCTCTCAGCTATTGCCTTGCAGGCCGCTGCTACACCGGGCGTGTAAACCATACGCAGGTCGGTAAGGCTTTCGATTTTCTTCTTGCTCTTAACTTCGATTATTCCGCCAAGGCGTGATTCTTCTACAAGGTCTGTAAATTCCTGTATCTCACCGCCGCCTGATTTAAGCGTTTCCAGGGCATTCAGTGCGGCCTGCCTGGAGTTTGAGAAAAGGTTCATCTCTAACGCTGCCGACTGTCCGTCTCCTTCAATCGTATTGAGAGAGGATATGCTTGTTTCCTGTGTGTTGACTGATGCGAGGATCTCGGCTGTGTTTTTTCTCAGAGAAGTAAATTTGATTCGGTATATGTGGTTTGCGCCGAAATGTTCCTGCAAGCTTTTTTTATGATTACTCATAGATACCTTTATAGAGCCTTTTGCTCAGTTCCGTTTATTAGTTTTATGATATTTTTCTTGTGCCTGTATATAACCAGAATTGTCAAAAGCCCTGCAGCGGCGATCAGCGGCCACAGCTGATAAAAGCTCCAGCTTTCAACTAT is a window encoding:
- a CDS encoding NAD(P)-dependent malic enzyme, whose amino-acid sequence is MSNHKKSLQEHFGANHIYRIKFTSLRKNTAEILASVNTQETSISSLNTIEGDGQSAALEMNLFSNSRQAALNALETLKSGGGEIQEFTDLVEESRLGGIIEVKSKKKIESLTDLRMVYTPGVAAACKAIAESPEAVSRVTGIGSRVAIVSDGTAVLGLGDIGPKASMPVMEGKAAIFSEFVEISGVPIVLDTKKPDEIIETVKHISPSFGAIQLEDIAAPACFEIEQKLDSMLDIPVFHDDQHATATVVLAALINAVKITEKKPQDCSAVIIGAGAAGYAITKILLEYGIKDIVVYDAGGAIYNGRKEQMNPYTQEIAELTNQNSISGPLEEGFKDRDIFIGVARPDIVSGELISSMADKPIVFPLSNPKGEISVQEALEAGAAVSADGRTINNALAFPGIFRGALDSGAKTVTAAMKLAAAQSLAAQSEGGMLLPDMIDRNIHIKVSKAVFNAAAKG